The Streptomyces sp. NBC_01197 genome window below encodes:
- a CDS encoding S16 family serine protease has translation MLLRNPRSRVLAVCAVLALALLGTAAFAPLPFSVAQPGLTANVLGDNKGQPVISITGAAVRKPSGELRMVTIEATGPSTDVDLGQAIDGWFRTDRAVMPRDAVYPGGGSDAQIEKHNLAEMKGSQDSATEAALSYLGDSSDKVKVTLHLADVGGPSAGLLFSLGIVDKLDGDGAGGDLTGGRTIAGTGTIDASGKVGAVGGVALKTQSAARDGATVFLVPKAECSDAKSGLPHGLRLIPVTTLKGTVSVLQTLQKGGPVPSC, from the coding sequence GTGCTCCTCCGCAATCCGCGCTCCCGCGTCCTCGCCGTCTGTGCCGTTCTGGCGCTTGCCCTGCTCGGTACGGCCGCCTTCGCGCCGCTGCCGTTCTCGGTGGCGCAGCCGGGGCTGACCGCCAATGTGCTCGGCGACAACAAGGGGCAGCCGGTGATCAGCATCACGGGCGCAGCCGTACGGAAGCCCTCCGGCGAGTTGCGGATGGTGACCATCGAGGCGACCGGGCCGTCCACCGACGTGGATCTGGGGCAGGCGATCGACGGCTGGTTCCGTACCGACCGGGCCGTCATGCCGCGCGACGCCGTCTACCCGGGCGGCGGCAGCGACGCCCAGATCGAGAAGCACAACCTCGCCGAGATGAAGGGCTCGCAGGACTCCGCGACCGAGGCCGCACTCTCCTACCTCGGCGACAGCTCCGACAAGGTCAAAGTGACCCTGCACCTCGCGGACGTCGGCGGGCCCAGCGCGGGGCTGCTCTTCTCGCTCGGCATCGTCGACAAGCTGGACGGCGACGGTGCGGGCGGCGACCTCACCGGCGGCCGGACCATCGCGGGTACGGGGACGATCGACGCCTCCGGGAAGGTCGGCGCGGTCGGGGGAGTGGCGCTCAAGACGCAGTCCGCCGCCCGGGACGGGGCCACCGTCTTCCTCGTACCGAAGGCCGAGTGCTCGGACGCCAAGTCCGGGCTTCCGCACGGGCTGCGGCTGATCCCGGTCACCACGCTCAAGGGTACGGTGTCGGTCCTGCAGACGCTGCAGAAGGGCGGCCCGGTCCCGAGCTGCTGA
- a CDS encoding glycine betaine ABC transporter substrate-binding protein: MRVRTTLAAAGAGVLVGSAALSGCGLTSGSPMVDNVKPGTVGRGLPLKGASLTVTSKQFTEQIILGQMMGLAFKAAGASVLDRTDIQGSIGAREAVKSGSADGMYEYTGTAWITYLGHTKPIPSPQKQWQAVRDADLANGITWLPPARLNNTYALAANKQNAAEYHLKDLSDVARLAKQNPSAATVCVEAEFAVRNDGLPGVEKSYGFSIPPSHIRKMDSGVVYTQVSRGSTCTLGEVFTTDGRIPHLGLKVLTDDKKFFPNYNAAPEMYTKAMKKHPAIADVLNPITKKLTTQIAQQLNAKVDVEGQDPHEVAKAWLIKEGFIRKG, translated from the coding sequence ATGCGGGTACGTACGACACTCGCGGCGGCCGGGGCCGGGGTCCTGGTGGGGTCGGCCGCGCTGTCGGGGTGCGGACTCACCAGCGGCAGCCCGATGGTCGACAACGTGAAACCGGGGACCGTCGGCCGCGGGCTGCCGCTGAAGGGCGCGAGCCTCACGGTCACGTCGAAGCAGTTCACCGAGCAGATCATCCTGGGCCAGATGATGGGCCTCGCCTTCAAGGCGGCCGGTGCGTCGGTCCTGGACCGGACGGACATCCAGGGGTCGATCGGGGCGCGCGAGGCGGTCAAGTCCGGTTCGGCGGACGGGATGTACGAGTACACGGGCACGGCCTGGATCACCTATCTCGGCCACACGAAGCCCATCCCCAGCCCGCAGAAGCAGTGGCAGGCGGTGCGCGACGCGGACCTCGCAAACGGCATCACCTGGCTGCCGCCCGCGCGGCTCAACAACACGTACGCGCTGGCGGCGAACAAGCAGAACGCCGCGGAGTACCACCTCAAGGACCTGTCCGACGTGGCACGGCTGGCGAAGCAGAACCCGTCGGCCGCGACGGTCTGCGTCGAGGCGGAGTTCGCGGTGCGCAACGACGGGCTGCCCGGGGTGGAGAAGTCGTACGGCTTCTCGATCCCGCCGTCGCACATCAGGAAGATGGACAGCGGCGTGGTCTACACCCAGGTCTCCCGCGGCAGCACCTGCACGCTGGGCGAGGTGTTCACGACGGACGGCCGCATCCCCCATCTGGGACTCAAGGTCCTCACGGACGACAAGAAGTTCTTCCCCAACTACAACGCGGCGCCCGAGATGTACACGAAGGCGATGAAGAAACACCCCGCCATCGCGGACGTGCTCAACCCGATCACGAAGAAGCTGACGACGCAGATCGCGCAGCAGCTGAACGCGAAGGTGGACGTGGAGGGGCAGGACCCGCACGAGGTGGCGAAGGCGTGGCTGATCAAGGAGGGGTTCATCAGGAAGGGGTGA
- a CDS encoding ABC transporter permease, translated as MSSDRWRPPQRPDGEHEVRGLAFRDEQAEQNEQDERAEAGAEETDRGLTAARRPPGPPVRRLTWLKLLFMPVLLAVVVGATLIWITNTNLDSISRNSLAHNATRTALWQHIQLTAISTFFVLIIAIPLGIALTRSALRRASPYVVALANIGQATPAIGLLALLVIGLGTGREPALIGITVYAVLPVLSNTIAGLRATDPGLIDAARGIGMSAPGVLFRVELPLAVPLILAGVRTALVLNVGTATLATFGGGGGLGDLINAGITNQRMPVLILGSVLTVALALLVDWLASIAEVLLRPRGLET; from the coding sequence GTGAGCTCCGACCGATGGCGCCCGCCGCAGCGGCCCGATGGCGAACACGAGGTCCGTGGGCTGGCGTTCCGCGACGAACAGGCCGAGCAGAACGAGCAGGACGAACGAGCCGAGGCCGGGGCCGAGGAGACCGATCGGGGGCTGACCGCCGCCCGGCGGCCACCCGGGCCGCCGGTGCGCCGGCTGACCTGGCTCAAGCTGCTCTTCATGCCGGTGCTGCTCGCCGTCGTGGTGGGCGCCACCCTGATCTGGATCACCAACACGAACCTGGACTCGATCTCACGGAACTCGCTGGCCCACAACGCCACCCGGACGGCCCTGTGGCAGCACATCCAGCTCACCGCCATCTCCACCTTCTTCGTGCTGATCATCGCGATCCCGCTGGGGATCGCGCTGACCCGCAGCGCGCTGCGCAGGGCCTCGCCGTACGTGGTGGCGCTGGCCAACATCGGCCAGGCGACCCCCGCGATCGGCCTGCTCGCCCTGCTGGTGATCGGGCTCGGTACGGGGCGGGAGCCGGCCCTGATCGGTATCACCGTCTACGCCGTGCTGCCGGTGCTCAGCAACACCATCGCGGGGCTGCGCGCCACCGACCCGGGCCTGATCGACGCGGCGCGGGGCATCGGGATGTCGGCGCCCGGCGTGCTGTTCCGGGTGGAACTGCCGCTGGCCGTACCGCTGATCCTGGCGGGGGTGCGGACGGCGCTGGTGCTCAATGTCGGCACGGCGACGCTGGCCACGTTCGGCGGGGGCGGCGGCCTCGGGGACCTGATCAACGCCGGGATCACCAACCAGCGGATGCCGGTGCTGATCCTGGGCTCCGTACTGACCGTGGCGCTGGCGCTGCTGGTGGACTGGCTCGCGTCGATCGCCGAAGTGCTGCTGCGGCCGCGCGGACTGGAGACGTGA
- a CDS encoding ABC transporter ATP-binding protein, with protein sequence MTDHAPYGGPGPGPERAGQPAAAAETARTPETQNAVTGATIQLENLSKHYSGTPLPAVDSVSMDIAAGEIVILVGPSGCGKSTTLRMINRLIEPSSGVIRIGGEDVTGIDPVKLRRKVGYAIQSSGLFPHMTVADNIALVPKMIGWSKQRVKDRVEEMLDLVGLDPREYHGRYPRQLSGGQQQRVGVARALAADPPVLLMDEPFGAVDPITRDHLQDELIRLQQELHKTIVFVTHDFDEAIKLGDRIAVLREQSHIAQFDTPEAILTNPSDDFVSGFVGAGAALKRLNLTRVREVEIADFPTATIDDPLESIFTMLRTGSTNEVLLLDKHNRPYKWLRRGDLARARGSLARAGTLVHDHVTRDATLRDALEAVLTDSGGRAAVTGRRGEFIGVVTMETLMNSVHEMLEADRLAALEHQHDLADLRAQQTHAAQEGVTGGVSGVREDPS encoded by the coding sequence GGCAGCCCGCGGCGGCAGCAGAGACGGCCAGGACGCCCGAGACACAGAACGCCGTCACCGGCGCCACCATCCAGCTGGAGAACCTCAGCAAGCACTACTCGGGCACCCCGTTGCCCGCCGTGGACAGCGTCAGCATGGACATCGCGGCCGGGGAGATCGTGATCCTGGTGGGTCCTTCGGGGTGCGGGAAGTCCACCACCCTGCGGATGATCAACCGGCTGATCGAGCCCTCGTCCGGCGTGATCAGGATCGGGGGCGAGGACGTCACCGGCATCGACCCGGTGAAGCTGCGCCGCAAGGTCGGTTACGCGATCCAGTCGTCCGGCCTCTTCCCGCACATGACGGTCGCCGACAACATCGCCCTTGTGCCGAAGATGATCGGCTGGTCCAAGCAGCGGGTGAAGGACCGGGTCGAGGAGATGCTCGATCTCGTCGGGCTCGACCCGCGCGAGTACCACGGCCGCTATCCGCGCCAGCTCTCCGGCGGCCAGCAGCAACGGGTGGGTGTGGCAAGGGCGTTGGCCGCCGATCCACCGGTGCTGCTGATGGACGAGCCGTTCGGCGCGGTGGACCCCATCACCCGCGACCACCTCCAGGACGAGCTGATCAGGCTCCAGCAGGAGCTGCACAAGACGATCGTCTTCGTCACCCACGACTTCGACGAGGCGATCAAACTCGGCGACCGGATCGCGGTGCTGCGCGAGCAGTCGCACATCGCCCAGTTCGACACCCCCGAGGCGATCCTCACCAACCCGTCCGACGACTTCGTCTCGGGTTTCGTGGGGGCGGGGGCGGCGCTCAAGCGGCTGAACCTGACCCGGGTACGGGAGGTGGAGATCGCCGACTTCCCGACGGCGACGATCGACGATCCGCTGGAGTCCATCTTCACGATGCTGCGCACCGGCAGTACGAACGAGGTGCTGCTGCTCGACAAGCACAACCGGCCCTACAAGTGGCTGCGGCGCGGCGATCTGGCGCGGGCCCGCGGCTCGCTGGCGCGGGCCGGGACGCTCGTACACGACCATGTGACCCGCGACGCGACGCTGCGCGACGCGCTGGAGGCGGTGCTGACCGACAGCGGCGGGCGGGCCGCGGTGACCGGCCGCCGGGGCGAGTTCATCGGTGTGGTCACCATGGAGACGCTGATGAACTCGGTGCACGAGATGCTGGAGGCCGACCGGCTCGCGGCACTGGAGCACCAGCACGACCTGGCGGATCTGCGGGCGCAGCAGACCCACGCGGCGCAGGAGGGTGTGACCGGCGGTGTGTCCGGCGTACGGGAGGACCCGTCGTGA